From Rhodoferax sp. AJA081-3, the proteins below share one genomic window:
- a CDS encoding NHLP bacteriocin export ABC transporter permease/ATPase subunit, which produces MLNKTVIEKITADSGGAPVSEKPLLLQGAANTWLIESGKVDLFLVDVDAQGAEGARIPVGRVEAGGILFGIDPAALQGQAKLVAVTVPGTILHALGMDRLVGLLDDDAACLELASMVDKWFVALSLSLVRERPPKVSVEYTLGRPTVLNAGDVLNPRGTVVWAEQVKGASKFLSSTSNPALEAGQFIPLFGDSWIEAADKGSVTVIETSSLLRLGGAVNAITKVNGFLLQCVRMDLDRSNDAERRRLEQKLSNDEKVVDKSVRLLAGVSGKSLIDELPVSGSALLNACNIVGRVSDLVFVPHPDGKSDAEQRDPLGSIAKASRVRYRQIALKGQWWKRDHGPLLVYFEKDKRPAALIPRRGGYEIHDTALGTVALVTEEIAEQLSPFGFVFYRPFKDKALSVLEIMRFGSHGCHDDLFLVVLMGIAGGILGMITPMATGMLFDTVIPGAEKSQLMQLTIALVGGAIGASMFEFTRSVAMLRIEGRMDLSIQAAVWDRLLALPVPFFRDFTAGDLAMRANGITTIRQALSGTTMNAILGAVFSIFNLGLLFYYSWFLALVAIGLMLVVLLMTITTSLFKLRYERQLAEVDGKVSGLLLQLLSSVAKLRTTGSEGRAFGMWAKEFSRHRALTFKAESIGNILETFNAVFPLVSSLVIFMTVAFFLGDKKLSTGEFLAFNSAFVSFLVAMLSMTGALVTVLQIVPLYERAKPILQTMPEVDVAKADPGRLQGSIEINHVTFSYKPDSPAILRDVTLNIKAGQFVAIVGPSGSGKSTLLRCLLGFESPTSGSIYYDGQDMSVLDITAIRRQLGVVLQNGQILPGDIFKNIVGSSGLTIDDAWEAARMCGLEQDIKDMPMGMHTVVMGGGLSGGQQQRLLIARSIVHRPRIIYFDEATSALDNKTQAVVSQSLEQLEATRIVIAHRLSTVKNADLIVVLDAGVIKEQGTYEELMQNDGLFAQLAKRQIA; this is translated from the coding sequence ATGTTAAACAAAACGGTCATTGAAAAGATCACAGCAGACAGTGGCGGTGCCCCCGTGTCTGAAAAGCCGCTATTGCTGCAAGGGGCGGCCAATACTTGGCTTATTGAATCCGGAAAGGTGGATCTTTTTCTGGTGGATGTGGACGCGCAGGGCGCTGAAGGTGCCCGCATTCCGGTTGGTCGTGTGGAGGCGGGTGGGATTCTGTTTGGCATAGACCCCGCGGCATTGCAAGGGCAAGCCAAACTCGTTGCCGTGACCGTGCCGGGCACCATCTTGCATGCCCTGGGTATGGATCGGCTTGTGGGCCTGCTGGATGACGACGCTGCGTGTCTGGAACTTGCCAGCATGGTGGACAAGTGGTTTGTTGCGCTGAGCCTGTCATTGGTGAGAGAGCGGCCGCCCAAGGTTTCTGTGGAGTACACCCTGGGTCGCCCAACGGTGCTGAATGCCGGTGATGTGCTCAACCCGCGCGGCACGGTGGTGTGGGCTGAGCAGGTAAAGGGAGCGTCCAAGTTTCTCAGCAGCACGTCCAATCCCGCATTGGAAGCGGGCCAGTTCATTCCTTTGTTTGGGGATAGCTGGATAGAAGCCGCCGACAAGGGTTCTGTCACCGTGATAGAAACGTCCAGCTTATTGCGGCTGGGTGGCGCAGTGAACGCCATTACGAAGGTGAATGGTTTTCTGTTGCAGTGTGTCCGCATGGATCTGGACAGGTCCAATGACGCGGAGCGCCGTCGGTTGGAGCAAAAGCTGTCGAATGACGAAAAGGTTGTTGATAAATCGGTGCGCTTGCTGGCCGGTGTCAGTGGTAAATCGCTGATCGACGAACTACCTGTCAGCGGTAGCGCATTGTTGAACGCCTGCAATATCGTGGGGCGTGTGTCGGACCTGGTGTTTGTTCCCCATCCGGACGGAAAGTCGGACGCCGAGCAGCGGGACCCTTTGGGCAGCATCGCCAAAGCCTCACGTGTGCGGTACCGTCAGATTGCGCTCAAAGGCCAATGGTGGAAGCGTGACCATGGTCCTTTGCTGGTGTATTTTGAGAAAGACAAGCGCCCTGCTGCGCTGATCCCACGGCGTGGTGGCTACGAAATACACGATACTGCGCTGGGCACGGTTGCGCTGGTGACGGAAGAGATTGCAGAGCAGCTTTCGCCGTTTGGGTTTGTCTTCTACAGACCCTTCAAGGACAAGGCACTTAGCGTGCTGGAGATCATGCGGTTCGGAAGCCATGGTTGCCATGACGATCTTTTTCTCGTGGTGTTGATGGGTATCGCCGGGGGCATCCTGGGCATGATTACGCCCATGGCCACCGGCATGCTCTTTGACACCGTCATACCGGGCGCCGAGAAGAGTCAACTCATGCAGCTGACCATTGCGCTGGTCGGAGGTGCCATCGGCGCCTCGATGTTTGAATTTACGCGCAGCGTGGCCATGTTGAGGATCGAGGGGCGTATGGACCTCTCCATTCAGGCCGCCGTGTGGGACCGGCTGCTGGCGTTGCCGGTTCCGTTCTTCCGGGATTTCACGGCGGGTGACCTGGCGATGCGGGCCAACGGCATCACAACCATTCGCCAAGCCTTGTCCGGCACAACCATGAACGCCATCCTGGGCGCCGTGTTTTCGATTTTTAACCTGGGGCTGCTGTTCTACTACAGCTGGTTTTTGGCGCTGGTTGCGATAGGGCTGATGTTGGTAGTTTTATTGATGACCATTACCACCAGCCTGTTCAAACTGCGGTACGAGCGCCAGTTGGCGGAAGTGGATGGCAAAGTGTCTGGCTTGCTGTTGCAGTTGCTCTCCAGCGTGGCCAAGTTGCGCACCACCGGGTCCGAGGGTCGTGCGTTCGGCATGTGGGCAAAGGAATTTTCCAGGCACCGCGCGCTGACCTTCAAGGCAGAAAGCATCGGCAACATTCTGGAAACCTTCAACGCGGTCTTCCCGCTGGTGTCGTCGCTGGTCATCTTCATGACGGTTGCGTTTTTTTTGGGCGATAAGAAGTTATCGACCGGTGAGTTTTTGGCCTTCAATTCGGCTTTTGTGAGTTTTCTGGTGGCCATGTTGTCGATGACCGGTGCGTTGGTGACCGTGTTGCAAATCGTTCCGCTATACGAACGCGCCAAGCCTATCCTGCAGACCATGCCGGAAGTGGATGTGGCCAAGGCTGATCCAGGGCGCCTGCAGGGCAGCATAGAAATCAACCATGTCACCTTTAGCTACAAGCCGGACAGCCCAGCGATTTTGAGGGACGTGACGTTAAACATCAAAGCCGGGCAGTTTGTTGCCATCGTGGGGCCGTCTGGCTCTGGCAAGTCCACGCTGTTGCGCTGTCTGCTGGGGTTCGAGTCTCCTACCTCCGGGTCGATCTATTACGATGGCCAGGATATGTCCGTGCTGGATATCACGGCCATACGCCGGCAGTTGGGCGTTGTTTTGCAGAATGGGCAGATTCTGCCGGGCGATATCTTCAAGAATATTGTTGGATCATCGGGTCTTACCATCGACGACGCCTGGGAAGCGGCCCGCATGTGTGGACTGGAGCAGGATATCAAGGACATGCCCATGGGCATGCACACCGTGGTGATGGGTGGCGGGCTCTCTGGTGGGCAGCAACAACGCCTGCTGATTGCACGCTCTATTGTTCACAGACCGCGCATCATCTATTTTGACGAAGCCACCAGTGCGCTGGATAACAAGACACAGGCCGTGGTGAGCCAAAGCCTGGAGCAACTGGAGGCAACACGCATAGTTATTGCGCACCGTTTGAGCACGGTCAAGAACGCCGACCTGATCGTTGTTCTGGATGCGGGGGTGATCAAGGAGCAAGGAACCTACGAAGAGCTGATGCAGAACGACGGCTTGTTCGCGCAATTGGCAAAACGGCAAATAGCATAG
- a CDS encoding methyltransferase domain-containing protein, protein MAEPVHGNDSDLLLIAPDAIIRFISGRMFVHTGSGSRFYSSDDAAMVTVLAHFSRPATVLQALAGQPDTHQPQYRDAIAQLRQIGALVPTATQRDAYPVEGPPVDSQLALLADGIQRIGGGLSAMGPYARQKLGTRPGSVSLTQRLTALVAGVTALEAELTVMRPDFIASQLQNLGLANKPRGLKLHLGSGATRLPGWVNIDAHPAELSLDLRWGLPFEPQSADYVFMSHVFEHLYYPEESSSVLRDIHRVLSPGGRLRLIVPDIELCIQAYSKNDAAFIANRQHTWAWWPTATTRLEDFLAYAGAGPRASHFLEGHKFGYDFETLAHALTQAGFSDIQRSTYMGSQDPVLQVDTASSVAGAQSNGQYYSLFVEARK, encoded by the coding sequence ATGGCCGAACCTGTTCACGGAAATGACTCTGATTTGCTGCTGATTGCGCCGGACGCGATCATCCGATTCATCTCGGGGCGTATGTTTGTACACACGGGTTCGGGCTCCCGGTTTTACTCCAGCGACGACGCCGCAATGGTCACTGTGCTGGCGCATTTTTCCAGACCCGCCACCGTTCTGCAGGCACTGGCGGGTCAACCGGACACACACCAACCACAATACCGCGATGCCATTGCACAGTTGCGGCAAATCGGCGCCCTGGTGCCTACGGCCACACAACGGGATGCGTACCCTGTGGAGGGGCCACCTGTGGACAGTCAGCTTGCATTATTGGCAGACGGTATCCAACGTATTGGCGGCGGCCTTTCTGCAATGGGCCCATATGCCAGACAAAAACTTGGCACGCGACCTGGTTCCGTATCTTTAACGCAGCGTCTGACGGCCTTGGTGGCAGGTGTCACGGCACTGGAGGCAGAACTCACGGTTATGCGACCGGATTTCATCGCCTCCCAACTGCAGAATTTGGGACTGGCGAACAAGCCACGGGGCCTCAAGCTGCATCTGGGAAGTGGTGCCACCCGCCTGCCGGGTTGGGTGAATATAGACGCCCATCCGGCCGAACTGTCTTTGGACCTGCGATGGGGTCTGCCGTTTGAACCGCAGAGTGCCGACTATGTTTTTATGTCACACGTCTTCGAGCACCTGTACTACCCGGAGGAATCATCAAGTGTATTGCGAGATATCCACAGGGTGCTGTCACCTGGCGGGCGTCTGCGTCTGATCGTTCCGGACATCGAACTCTGCATACAGGCCTACTCCAAGAACGACGCCGCGTTTATAGCAAACCGTCAACACACATGGGCGTGGTGGCCAACTGCCACGACGCGCCTGGAGGACTTTCTGGCATATGCCGGCGCCGGTCCACGCGCCAGCCATTTCCTGGAGGGGCACAAATTTGGCTACGATTTTGAAACCCTTGCGCATGCCTTGACCCAGGCAGGGTTCTCCGACATTCAGCGCAGTACTTACATGGGTAGTCAGGACCCGGTTCTGCAGGTCGATACTGCGAGCAGTGTGGCCGGCGCCCAGTCCAACGGGCAGTATTACTCGCTCTTTGTCGAGGCCCGCAAGTAG
- a CDS encoding YcaO-like family protein: MNSVLTAYHQGTWRTCSPEETLTRITPHLPRCGITRCADVTHLDTIGIPVYCAIRPTAAVLQVSNGKGLTHASAKVSALMEGIEFFHCETPEPARLQRHSQTALRATGQEFLDPAKVAGFLEANYHSDKHIVEWTQAQHLISGEWTLVPASAVYFHRAPSLHMTTTNGLASGNHLTEATLHALYELIERDAASGLLGHARIPIQEKCKVVDLARVVDGDLRHLVDMATRSGSKLVLLRVESTISIYTFWAILMNEQSWISGSTFNTGWGTHLDPAVAASRAITEAIQSRVTMIHGAREDALIKPVFRKAQEVWSSKAFQFFMNIEANTPWSDFEPYKLSPENDLEQTLQRLLQLLVAAGHTDILRCDLTKPDINIPVVRLIAPSLKLRVG; this comes from the coding sequence ATGAATTCTGTCCTGACCGCCTACCACCAGGGCACCTGGCGTACCTGCTCTCCGGAAGAAACCCTCACCCGCATCACACCACACTTGCCGCGGTGTGGCATAACGCGCTGCGCCGATGTCACGCACCTGGACACCATTGGCATCCCCGTGTATTGCGCCATCCGCCCTACCGCTGCGGTCCTCCAGGTATCGAACGGGAAAGGCTTGACCCATGCCAGCGCCAAGGTGTCTGCCCTGATGGAGGGCATAGAGTTTTTCCATTGCGAAACCCCCGAGCCGGCGCGACTGCAACGCCACAGCCAAACCGCATTGCGTGCGACCGGCCAGGAATTTCTTGATCCAGCAAAAGTTGCCGGTTTTTTGGAGGCCAACTACCACTCTGACAAGCACATCGTAGAGTGGACCCAGGCACAACACTTAATTTCGGGCGAATGGACCCTTGTGCCGGCCAGCGCGGTCTATTTCCACCGTGCTCCTTCGCTGCACATGACCACTACCAACGGACTGGCCAGCGGCAACCATTTGACAGAAGCCACGCTGCATGCCCTCTACGAATTGATCGAACGCGATGCGGCCTCCGGACTACTGGGACATGCGCGCATACCCATCCAAGAGAAGTGCAAGGTCGTTGATCTCGCCAGAGTCGTTGATGGGGACCTCCGGCATCTGGTAGACATGGCCACTCGCTCAGGCTCCAAACTCGTTCTCCTACGGGTCGAAAGCACCATCTCCATTTATACGTTCTGGGCCATTCTGATGAACGAACAATCCTGGATTTCAGGGTCGACGTTTAACACGGGATGGGGAACACACCTGGACCCCGCAGTAGCGGCCTCACGGGCCATCACCGAGGCGATTCAATCGCGGGTGACCATGATCCATGGGGCGCGCGAAGACGCACTCATCAAACCTGTGTTCCGCAAGGCACAGGAGGTTTGGAGCAGCAAGGCATTTCAGTTCTTCATGAACATTGAAGCCAATACGCCCTGGAGCGATTTCGAGCCATACAAACTGTCGCCGGAAAACGATCTTGAGCAAACGCTGCAACGGCTGTTGCAACTGTTGGTCGCGGCGGGCCACACAGACATCCTGCGCTGCGATCTGACCAAACCGGACATCAACATTCCGGTGGTCCGGCTGATAGCGCCGAGTCTCAAGCTGCGTGTAGGGTAA
- a CDS encoding JmjC domain-containing protein, producing the protein MDAKRFFEQHVPARLRAAPEVFALGRVIVFDITGAGGGQWTLALRGTPSCHAGSGLPSECTIILSVDDFDTVLRNPSHARSLFRQGRIRVQGALSVAMHLPALLTMLSSDHIPSGIHTLFPHVSPAVFFGDYWPETLAVYHGALDRIPEINQVTGLQSIDALLSAWPGLLRLADRFGGREVDAIQAKALYASGHHLAFSDAEQVFPVLKGVLERLRWDLHLPINTFGRCPVYASPDGVGEALHFDQNANFIIQIKGEKIWQLAPNRHLTRPTDRYTTAQPIPSAELQMYGPAELPTTLPLDAQTVHMKPGSVLFLPRGYWHQTQAVGESLSLNFTFDQPTWADLLPPDTRRRVLPQSEWRALALGAGNLDATAAQRAVSTLQALVQALPEELRDIDAEQAIGRMTPTEAANVLIPRTSEQRP; encoded by the coding sequence ATGGACGCTAAGCGCTTCTTTGAGCAGCATGTTCCTGCACGGTTGCGCGCGGCCCCCGAAGTTTTCGCTCTCGGGCGGGTGATTGTGTTTGACATCACGGGGGCAGGTGGCGGACAGTGGACGCTTGCGCTGCGCGGAACGCCGAGTTGCCACGCCGGCAGTGGACTTCCTTCGGAATGCACGATTATCCTGTCGGTCGATGACTTTGACACGGTGCTGCGCAATCCTTCGCATGCCAGGTCGCTGTTTCGGCAAGGGCGTATCCGGGTGCAGGGGGCATTGTCTGTGGCCATGCACCTACCTGCACTGCTGACGATGCTGTCTTCCGACCACATTCCCTCCGGCATCCATACCCTGTTTCCACACGTGTCTCCAGCAGTATTTTTCGGGGATTACTGGCCTGAAACGCTTGCGGTGTACCACGGCGCGTTGGACCGCATACCAGAGATCAACCAGGTGACGGGTCTGCAGTCCATTGATGCACTGCTTTCGGCCTGGCCAGGACTTCTGCGTTTGGCGGACCGGTTTGGCGGGAGAGAAGTCGATGCGATACAGGCGAAGGCCTTGTATGCGAGTGGCCATCACTTGGCATTTTCCGATGCGGAGCAAGTGTTCCCCGTATTAAAAGGCGTGCTTGAGCGGTTGCGCTGGGATCTGCACTTACCCATCAATACATTTGGGCGCTGCCCCGTTTACGCATCACCCGACGGGGTGGGTGAGGCCCTGCACTTTGACCAGAATGCCAACTTCATCATTCAAATCAAAGGCGAAAAGATTTGGCAGTTGGCACCTAACCGTCACCTGACGCGTCCCACCGACCGTTACACCACAGCACAGCCCATACCCTCGGCAGAGTTGCAGATGTATGGACCAGCCGAACTGCCAACAACCCTGCCTTTGGATGCGCAGACCGTGCATATGAAGCCGGGTTCGGTCTTGTTTTTGCCGCGGGGATACTGGCACCAGACGCAGGCGGTGGGTGAGTCGCTGTCCTTGAATTTCACTTTTGATCAGCCGACATGGGCGGACCTGTTGCCGCCGGATACGCGTCGCCGCGTGCTGCCACAGTCTGAATGGCGTGCATTGGCATTGGGGGCTGGTAATCTTGACGCGACTGCTGCACAGCGGGCTGTGTCCACACTGCAGGCGCTGGTGCAAGCCCTGCCCGAGGAGCTTCGAGACATTGACGCGGAACAAGCCATTGGACGCATGACGCCGACAGAGGCCGCGAATGTACTGATCCCGAGAACAAGCGAACAAAGACCATGA
- a CDS encoding cupin domain-containing protein, with product MTAFSFDRIIAPCEPGTFLGTYWETQPLHLARKDPGYYSALFSSAELESVLQYARPQPPDLRVVLEQVELSAARYVNADGSLNMNQLYKAYGEGHTLVVNSLQRFVPKLALLCRQLQELMNFSVEFNVYLTPANAHGLHPHYDTHDVFVLQVEGKKTWSLYGSAQQCPLLGTFQPVIPVSVLPPLEQVVELSAGDLLYLPRGHIHDAATSDAHSMHITIGIYPTQWVDLLSTALTNLALKDVRFRKALPVGYLNDGGSRQYIDQQLQALIKVFAENASTELVHEVQADQLIRKSSPLADGHFANMDAAAKTLGLKSRVVKRANMRCRVTAVDNDVRIQFPGNTIKAGVEYKDALLFVAGAEQAFEVDALPDSLDPGRKIILAQRLIRGGLLQMVKGDQQP from the coding sequence ATGACTGCATTCAGCTTTGACCGCATCATTGCGCCCTGTGAGCCCGGCACATTCCTGGGTACCTATTGGGAAACACAGCCGCTGCATCTGGCACGCAAGGATCCTGGGTATTACAGCGCGCTGTTTTCCTCAGCAGAACTGGAGTCTGTGCTGCAGTACGCCAGGCCACAGCCGCCTGACCTGCGTGTGGTGCTGGAGCAGGTTGAGCTGTCTGCTGCCCGGTACGTCAATGCGGATGGCAGCCTCAACATGAACCAGTTGTACAAGGCTTATGGGGAAGGGCACACGCTGGTGGTCAATAGCCTGCAGCGCTTTGTACCCAAGCTGGCCCTGCTGTGCCGCCAGTTGCAGGAGCTGATGAATTTTTCGGTGGAGTTCAATGTCTACCTGACGCCTGCCAACGCCCACGGCCTGCATCCGCACTACGACACGCACGATGTTTTTGTGCTCCAGGTTGAGGGTAAGAAGACCTGGAGCCTCTATGGGTCTGCCCAACAGTGCCCGCTGTTGGGAACATTCCAGCCCGTGATTCCGGTGTCTGTTTTGCCGCCCCTTGAGCAGGTGGTGGAGTTGTCAGCGGGTGACCTGTTGTACCTGCCCCGGGGGCACATCCACGATGCTGCAACATCGGATGCGCACTCCATGCACATCACCATTGGTATTTATCCCACACAGTGGGTTGATTTGCTGTCCACCGCACTGACCAATCTCGCTCTCAAGGATGTTCGATTTCGCAAGGCCCTTCCCGTAGGGTACTTAAACGATGGCGGTTCACGCCAGTACATAGACCAGCAGTTGCAGGCATTGATCAAGGTTTTTGCGGAAAACGCTTCTACCGAGTTGGTACACGAAGTACAGGCAGACCAGTTGATTCGCAAGTCATCACCCTTGGCAGATGGGCACTTCGCGAACATGGACGCCGCGGCGAAGACCCTGGGCTTGAAGTCCCGCGTGGTCAAGCGCGCCAACATGCGTTGCCGTGTTACCGCAGTAGACAACGATGTGCGGATTCAGTTTCCTGGCAATACGATCAAGGCGGGTGTTGAATACAAAGATGCCTTGCTGTTTGTGGCGGGGGCAGAACAGGCATTTGAGGTGGATGCCCTGCCTGACAGCCTGGACCCTGGTCGCAAAATTATTCTCGCGCAGCGCCTAATTCGGGGCGGGCTTCTTCAAATGGTGAAAGGTGATCAGCAGCCATGA
- a CDS encoding JmjC domain-containing protein: protein MSDVDSPLLSQLLAGTPVSSFFEEYWQIKPLYTKGTADKFLTLFDKPAFQQAIRHCDNLKISSRDIRGVSMERTCPPDKVDDAFRAGATVCISGIQQNARLNQFMAAFAREVQQAGELSFNCYYSPNGHGFSLHLDDHPVWILQIEGRKRWWYSKVPYHKPLSTVSFSQDAMVAQVPWAEPIKRPDESEFFEVVLEPGDVLYLPEGSWHRASAEGESLALTLACSRISPLDLVQQVMAARIAQRRLLRENLPGAWAPTVSDTIPGAWEAQFAAVIDELRGMVNGLTPQDMYEAWRRLAAKDGAGH, encoded by the coding sequence ATGAGTGATGTGGACAGCCCTTTGTTGTCGCAGCTTTTGGCCGGCACACCCGTCTCCTCTTTTTTTGAAGAGTACTGGCAGATAAAGCCGCTGTACACCAAAGGCACAGCAGACAAATTTTTGACGTTGTTTGACAAGCCGGCTTTCCAACAGGCGATCCGGCACTGTGACAACCTGAAGATTTCATCCCGCGATATTCGGGGTGTATCGATGGAGAGAACCTGTCCACCCGATAAAGTCGACGATGCTTTTCGCGCCGGGGCCACAGTCTGCATCAGCGGTATCCAGCAAAATGCTCGGCTCAACCAGTTTATGGCTGCGTTCGCCAGGGAAGTGCAGCAGGCGGGAGAGCTCAGCTTCAATTGTTATTACTCGCCCAACGGCCACGGATTTTCCTTGCATCTGGATGACCACCCGGTCTGGATACTGCAGATTGAAGGCCGGAAGCGGTGGTGGTACTCCAAAGTGCCGTATCACAAGCCGCTGTCCACGGTCAGTTTTTCGCAAGACGCGATGGTGGCGCAGGTGCCGTGGGCGGAGCCGATCAAACGCCCGGACGAGTCTGAGTTTTTCGAGGTTGTGCTGGAGCCAGGGGATGTGCTGTACCTGCCGGAAGGCAGCTGGCACCGCGCCTCTGCGGAAGGCGAGTCCTTGGCACTCACCTTGGCATGCAGCCGCATATCACCGCTGGACCTGGTTCAGCAGGTCATGGCTGCTCGTATTGCACAACGGCGTTTGTTGCGAGAGAACCTGCCTGGCGCCTGGGCGCCAACGGTAAGCGACACCATTCCCGGCGCATGGGAGGCACAGTTTGCAGCGGTCATCGACGAGTTACGCGGCATGGTGAATGGGTTGACACCGCAGGACATGTATGAGGCCTGGCGCCGGTTGGCCGCTAAGGACGGCGCGGGCCACTGA
- a CDS encoding ABC transporter substrate-binding protein, with protein MWSKNIPSFLVAIASMALLAACSDTDIAAQRAARAAKAQGDIVVGVSWPFSTAKGRLWEGVAMAQEELNAAGGVLGRKLVLVKEDDQLSVTKGTVIAHKFAENLDMVAVIGTLNSYIAIPTAPVYEFAGMVMLTQGSSVVRLTNQGYKKVFRMIPSNRNVGEMLADYAKSKKYKHVLVYYVKNEYGLDLANAFEQRATVIGVEVTDRVSYLAGAGDYKLAMQHWKDFYNFDAIFLAGSLPEGAQIIRAAREIGIKVPIFAADGLDSPDLMKLGGDAVEGVEVTSFFHPNTPTPVVRAFNDKFVKRYNKLPDTSAALGYDAVTLLAHAMTKAKTTVPADIAAELHKLKGWSGVTGEHGFDGAGNVMDKPVVMQVVKNGQFEFSTIGH; from the coding sequence ATGTGGTCCAAAAATATCCCATCATTCCTAGTGGCCATCGCAAGCATGGCGTTGCTGGCAGCATGCAGCGACACGGACATCGCCGCCCAACGTGCGGCACGTGCGGCCAAGGCGCAGGGCGACATTGTGGTCGGTGTGTCCTGGCCGTTCTCAACCGCCAAGGGCCGGTTGTGGGAAGGTGTTGCCATGGCGCAGGAAGAGCTCAATGCCGCGGGTGGTGTGTTGGGGCGCAAGCTGGTGCTTGTCAAGGAAGACGACCAGCTGTCTGTGACCAAGGGAACCGTGATTGCGCACAAGTTTGCAGAGAATTTGGACATGGTTGCCGTGATCGGCACCTTGAATTCGTATATCGCCATTCCCACCGCACCGGTCTATGAATTCGCGGGCATGGTGATGCTCACACAGGGCAGTAGCGTGGTCCGATTGACCAACCAGGGGTATAAAAAAGTCTTCCGGATGATCCCCAGCAACCGCAATGTGGGCGAGATGTTGGCAGATTACGCCAAGTCCAAGAAGTACAAACATGTACTGGTCTATTACGTGAAAAATGAGTATGGGCTGGATCTGGCCAACGCCTTTGAACAACGTGCAACCGTGATTGGTGTTGAGGTGACCGACCGCGTTTCTTACCTTGCTGGTGCAGGTGACTACAAGTTGGCCATGCAGCACTGGAAAGACTTCTACAACTTTGACGCCATTTTCCTGGCGGGTTCCTTGCCCGAAGGGGCGCAGATCATCCGTGCTGCACGAGAGATCGGAATCAAAGTGCCGATTTTTGCCGCGGACGGGCTCGATTCACCCGATCTGATGAAGCTGGGTGGTGACGCGGTAGAGGGCGTGGAGGTCACATCGTTCTTTCACCCCAACACGCCGACGCCTGTGGTGCGCGCCTTCAACGACAAGTTTGTCAAGCGGTACAACAAACTACCAGATACATCGGCAGCACTGGGCTACGACGCGGTGACCCTTCTGGCCCATGCCATGACCAAGGCAAAGACTACGGTGCCCGCCGATATCGCAGCCGAGCTGCACAAGCTCAAAGGCTGGTCCGGGGTGACGGGCGAGCATGGTTTTGACGGGGCGGGCAACGTGATGGACAAACCCGTTGTGATGCAGGTGGTCAAGAATGGTCAGTTCGAGTTTTCCACCATTGGCCACTAG